A single genomic interval of Pyrus communis chromosome 7, drPyrComm1.1, whole genome shotgun sequence harbors:
- the LOC137739631 gene encoding plant UBX domain-containing protein 4-like — MEAEAQESNPQNDAVINSFCEITSASKQEALFFLESHNWDLDAAVSTFLDNSATVPAAEEATHAAPRSIPASHSLSPSPSHSPSYSPSQSPPRSRSPSPVSRAPYQLRSKRAASSGADSKGDVKPPSASRPRGIRTLSDLNRPANGGSDSDSDEPQEYYTGGEKSGMLVQDPTKGSDVDSIFSQARQLAAPQGPLDVHQPSSSSKSFSGTARLLSGETVPTAAPQPPETIVHTITFWRNGFSVDDGPLRRLDDPENAPFLESIKKSECPKELEPGNKRTSVHVNLMRRDEEYPEPVKRHAAFQGVGRTLGGSSSAAATTESTAAAPPLRGAPLPSVGLVVDQSLPSTSVQLRLADGTRMVSRFNYHHTIRDIHAFIDASRPDGARSYRLQTMGFPPKQLTDLDQTIEQAGISNSVIIQKL; from the exons ATGGAAGCCGAAGCTCAAGAATCCAATCCCCAAAACGACGCCGTCATCAACTCCTTCTGCGAGATCACCTCCGCCTCCAAGCAAGAAGCCCTCTTCTTCCTTGAATCCCACAACTGGGACCTCGACGCCGCCGTTTCCACGTTCTTGGACAACAGCGCCACCGTCCCCGCCGCCGAAGAGGCCACCCACGCCGCCCCGCGCTCAATCCCCGcctcccactctctctctccctcacccTCGCACTCGCCCAGTTACTCTCCTTCGCAGTCCCCGCCGCGCTCTCGCTCACCGTCGCCCGTGTCTCGTGCGCCCTACCAGCTCCGATCGAAGCGCGCCGCCTCTAGTGGAGCCGACAGCAAGGGCGATGTCAAGCCGCCGTCTGCGAGTCGTCCGCGTGGCATACGCACGCTTTCCGATCTGAATCGGCCGGCGAACGGCGGGTCCGATAGTGACTCCGATGAACCCCAGGAGTACTACACTGGTGGCGAGAAGAG TGGAATGCTTGTCCAAGACCCTACCAAAGGTAGCGATGTGGATTCAATATTCAGTCAAGCTAGGCAGCTGGCAGCCCCACAAGGACCTTTAGATGTCCATCAGCCTTCTTCAAGCTCAAAAAGTTTCAGTGGAACAGCTAGACTGCTTTCAGGGGAGACCGTTCCGACTGCTGCTCCTCAGCCACCTGAAACTATCGTTCACACTATCACTTTTTGGAGGAATGGGTTTTCTGTAGATGATGGTCCTTTGCGGAGACTGGATGACCCCGAAAATGCACCCTTCCTGGAA AGCATCAAGAAGTCTGAGTGCCCAAAAGAGCTTGAACCAGGCAATAAGAGGACTTCTGTTCATGTTAATCTTATGAGGCGGGATGAAGAATATCCT GAACCAGTGAAGAGGCATGCTGCTTTTCAGGGTGTTGGAAGAACTTTAGGTGGCAGCAGCTCTGCCGCAGCTACCACTGAGTCAACTGCTGCCGCTCCTCCCCTTAGAGGTGCTCCACTGCCTTCAGTGGGCTTAGTTGTGGATCAGTCATTGCCGTCAACCTCTGTTCAGCTAAGGTTAGCAGATGGTACGCGTATGGTATCTCGCTTCAACTACCACCATACAATCAGAGACATCCATGCTTTTATCGATGCCTCAAGGCCAGATGGGGCAAGAAGTTACCGACTGCAGACGATGGGGTTCCCTCCCAAACAGCTCACGGATCTGGACCAGACAATAGAGCAGGCCGGAATATCCAATTCCGTTATCATCCAAAAACTCTAG
- the LOC137738722 gene encoding glycine-rich RNA-binding protein 4, mitochondrial-like, giving the protein MRNNTLWTLLARRASTTTTLRNPTLSRRFFCSPPSSPSSPPQNNKLFVGGLSWSVDEKSLKDAFSSFGEVTEVKIVYDRDSGRSRGFGFVNFSKEDEAQVAKDAMDGKALLGRPLRVTSAVEKVRGGPVVVPRLPT; this is encoded by the exons ATGAGGAACAACACTTTGTGGACGCTCCTTGCTCGGAGAGCATCGACAACCACCACACTCCGAAACCCAACTTTAAGTCGGCGGTTCTTTTGCTCGCCACCGTCTTCCCCCTCCTCTCCTCCCCAAAACAACAAGCTTTTCGTTGGag GATTGTCATGGTCGGTGGATGAGAAGTCCTTAAAAGACGCTTTCTCATCCTTCGGGGAGGTCACCGAAG TGAAGATAGTGTATGACAGAGATTCCGGCAGGTCGAGAGGGTTCGGATTTGTTAATTTCTCCAAGGAAGATGAAGCCCAGGTTGCAAAAGATGCCATGGATGGAAAG GCATTGTTGGGTCGGCCATTGAGGGTAACTTCTGCTGTTGAAAAAGTTCGGGGCGGACCTGTTGTGGTTCCTCGCCTTCCTACATGA
- the LOC137739904 gene encoding pyrophosphate--fructose 6-phosphate 1-phosphotransferase subunit beta-like, translating to MYSMNGKAVPGRFVSSYSEVQASRLDVPLPLPSVLKSSFSVVDGPKSSAAGNPEEIAKLFPNLFGQPSAMLRPGGSSVLSKDTSLKIGVVLSGGQAPGGHNVICGIFDYLQKHTSGSIMYGFKGGPAGIMKCKYVQLSAEFIYPYRNQGGFDMIASGRDKIETPQQFKLAEETVKKFDLDGLVVIGGDDSNTNACLLAEHFRGKNMKTQVIGCPKTIDGDLKSKEVPISFGFDTACKLYSEMIGNVMMDARSTGKYYHFIRLMGRAASHITLECALQTRPNITIIGEEVAAKKQTLKSVTDYITDIICKRSEIGFNYGVILIPEGLIDFIPEVQQLISELNEILAHDIVDEAGVWKQKLQSQSLELFEILPQTIQEQLLLERDPHGNVQVAKIETEKMLLQMVETELHKRKQEGTYMRDFAGKTHFFGYEGRCGLPTNFDANYCYALGSGAGALLHSGKTGLISSVGNLAAPVEQWTVGGTALTSLMDVERRHGKFKPVIKKAMVELEGAPFKKFASFRDEWALKNRYINPGPIQFVGSAANTINNTLLLELGAQA from the exons ATGTACTCCATGAATGGCAAGGCAGTGCCTGGTCGCTTCGTCTCTTCATACAGCGAGGTCCAGGCCAGTCGTCTCGACGTTCCGCTTCCTCTCCCTTCTGTTCTGAAGAGCTCCTTCAGCGTCGTCGATGGCCCCAAAAGCTCCGCCGCCGGAAACCCag AGGAAATAGCCAAGTTGTTTCCTAACCTATTTGGGCAGCCTTCAGCAATGCTACGGCCAGGCGGTTCTTCGGTGCTTTCGAAGGATACGAGTTTGAAGATTGGAGTGGTTCTCTCAGGAGGACAGGCTCCCGGTGGACACAATGTTATTTGTGGGATATTTG ACTACTTGCAGAAGCACACTAGTGGAAGCATAATGTATGGATTTAAGGGTGGTCCGGCAGGGATCATGAAGTGTAAATATGTTCAATTGTCCGCGGAATTCATCTATCCTTACAGAAATCAG GGTGGCTTTGACATGATTGCAAGCGGCAGAGACAAGATTGAAACTCCCCAACAG TTTAAGCTAGCAGAAGAAACAGTAAAGAAGTTTGATTTAGATGGGCTTGTAGTCATTGGCGGGGATGACTCAAATACCAATGCTTGCCTTCTAGCTGAACACTTCAG GGGTAAAAATATGAAGACACAGGTAATTGGATGTCCCAAAACCATTGATGGTGATCTGAAAAGCAAAGAGGTGCCCATAAGTTTTGGATTCGACACTGCATGCAAG CTATATTCAGAAATGATTGGTAACGTGATGATGGATGCCCGTTCAACTGGGAAGTACTACCACT TTATAAGGCTTATGGGGCGTGCAGCTTCTCATATAACCTTGGAGTGTGCACTTCAGACTCGTCCAAACATCACGATTATTGGGGAAGAG GTTGCTGCCAAGAAGCAGACACTCAAGAGTGTAACAGACTATATAACAGATATAATCTGCAAACGTTCGGAAATTGGGTTTAATTATGGTGTCATTCTTATACCAGAAGGCCTGATTGATTTCATTCCAGAG GTGCAGCAACTAATTTCGGAGCTTAACGAAATCTTAGCTCATGATATTGTTGATGAAGCAGGGGTGTGGAAACAGAAACTCCAGAGCCAATCCCTTGAGCTTTTTGAGATTTTGCCGCAAACAATTCAGGAGCAACTACTGCTCGAAAGAGATCCACACGGGAATGTGCAG GTAGCAAAAATAGAGACCGAAAAGATGCTTCTTCAAATGGTAGAAACTGAACTGCACAAACGGAAGCAGGAGGGGACATATATGCGTGACTTTGCTGGAAAGACACACTTCTTCGG TTATGAGGGCAGATGTGGTCTTCCTACAAACTTTGATGCAAACTACTGCTATGCATTAGGTTCTGGCGCCGGTGCCCTCCTTCATTCAGGAAAGACAGGATTGATATCCTCT GTGGGAAATCTGGCTGCACCAGTTGAGCAATGGACGGTAGGTGGCACGGCATTGACTTCTTTAATGGATGTGGAGCGGAGACATG GAAAGTTCAAGCCTGTGATTAAGAAAGCAATGGTGGAACTTGAAG GTGCACCATTCAAAAAATTTGCATCATTCCGGGACGAGTGGGCTCTTAAGAATCGCTACATTAATCCGG GTCCGATTCAATTTGTTGGGTCTGCAGCAAATACGATCAACAACACTCTTCTGCTGGAACTTGGAGCACAAGCATAG
- the LOC137740190 gene encoding protein NRT1/ PTR FAMILY 6.4-like: MVLISSRGEEDGDLVDFRGNPADKSKTGGWLAAGLILGIELAERICVMGISMNLVTYLVGNLHISSAKSANIVTNFMGTLNLLGLLGGFLADAKLGRYLTVALSATITAVGIILLTLATSIHSMRPPPCDDYRQQHHQCIEANGTQLALLYAALYTTALGGGGIKSNVSGFGSDQFDAADPKEEKAMNFFFNRFYFGISIGSLFAVIVLVYVQVNVSRGLGYGIAAGAMIIAIIVLLAGTTFYRFSKPRGSPLTVIWRVIFLAWKKRAYPLPSHPSLLNGCQEAKIPHTERLKCLDKAAILDEYAAHEGNRSNSWIVSTVTQVEEVKLVFKLMPIWSTCILFWTVYSQMTTFTIEQATFMNRKVGSFEIPAGSFSVFLFITILIFTSLNEKLFVPLARKLTNNAQGITSLQRIGVGLILSMAAMVASAIVEKERRNIAVHQNTKLRAFWLIPQYFLVGAGEAFVYVGQLEFFIREAPDRMKSMSTGLFLSTISMGFYVSSLLVTVVDKVTRKSWLRSNLNKGRVDNFYWVLAVLGATNFLVFLAFAMRHQYKGHQHNSPDDSGEKEFKSSSIKTVEEMAEIIRIEAKEGP; this comes from the exons atg GTTTTGATCTCAAGTAGAGGTGAGGAAGATGGAGATTTGGTGGATTTTAGAGGAAATCCGGCGGACAAATCTAAAACTGGCGGATGGCTTGCTGCAGGGCTTATTTTGG GAATTGAACTAGCTGAGAGGATATGTGTGATGGGAATTTCTATGAATTTGGTAACATACTTGGTTGGAAATTTGCATATATCTTCTGCAAAATCTGCAAACATAGTGACCAATTTCATGGGCACTTTGAACCTCCTTGGCCTCCTTGGTGGGTTCCTAGCAGATGCTAAGCTTGGAAGGTACCTCACAGTTGCACTTTCTGCAACCATAACGGCTGTG GGGATAATATTGTTGACATTGGCGACATCGATTCATAGCATGAGACCACCTCCATGTGATGACTACAGACAGCAACACCATCAATGCATTGAGGCCAACGGAACCCAGTTAGCCCTACTCTATGCTGCTTTGTACACAACAGCACTGGGTGGTGGTGGCATAAAATCCAACGTCTCTGGTTTTGGGTCCGATCAATTCGACGCTGCAGACCCCAAGGAAGAGAAGGCCATGAACTTTTTCTTCAACAGGTTCTACTTCGGCATCAGCATTGGGTCTCTGTTTGCTGTCATTGTGCTGGTGTATGTGCAAGTCAATGTTAGCAGAGGGTTAGGTTATGGAATAGCGGCTGGGGCGATGATCATAGCGATCATCGTATTGCTTGCGGGAACGACGTTTTATCGGTTCAGCAAGCCTCGAGGCAGCCCCTTAACTGTCATATGGAGAGTGATATTTTTGGCTTGGAAGAAGAGAGCTtatcctcttccttctcatccAAGCCTTTTGAATGGATGCCAAGAAGCCAAGATCCCCCACACAGAGAGGCTCAA GTGTCTGGACAAAGCTGCAATCCTAGATGAATATGCTGCTCATGAAGGAAACAGAAGCAACTCATGGATAGTATCCACGGTGACCCAAGTTGAAGAGGTGAAACTGGTTTTCAAGCTCATGCCGATCTGGTCGACATGTATCCTCTTCTGGACGGTCTACTCTCAGATGACTACGTTCACCATTGAACAAGCCACTTTCATGAACCGAAAAGTAGGCTCCTTTGAAATCCCAGCGGGTTCTTTCTCGGTGTTTCTATTCATCACCATCCTCATCTTTACTTCCTTAAACGAGAAACTATTTGTCCCCCTTGCTCGGAAACTCACCAACAATGCCCAAGGAATAACAAGCCTTCAGAGGATTGGAGTTGGACTCATTTTATCAATGGCGGCTATGGTAGCTTCCGCAATagtagagaaagaaagaaggaacaTTGCAGTTCACCAAAATACCAAACTAAGAGCTTTTTGGCTTATCCCACAATATTTCCTCGTGGGTGCAGGGGAAGCCTTTGTCTACGTCGGACAACTTGAGTTTTTCATCAGAGAGGCTCCGGACAGGATGAAGTCCATGAGCACGGGGCTTTTCTTAAGCACCATCTCAATGGGATTCTACGTTAGCAGTCTTTTGGTGACGGTAGTGGACAAAGTGACTAGGAAGAGCTGGCTGAGGAGTAACTTGAATAAGGGAAGGGTAGATAACTTCTACTGGGTCCTCGCGGTGCTAGGAGCTacaaattttttagtttttcttgcCTTTGCAATGAGACACCAATACAAAGGCCATCAACACAACAGCCCTGATGATAGCGGCGAAAAGGAGTTCAAGAGCTCGAGCATCAAAACAGTTGAAGAGATGGCAGAGATAATCAGAATTGAGGCAAAGGAAGGACCTTAG
- the LOC137740053 gene encoding endoglucanase 11-like, whose translation MEEKKKKTQWHNLLLLLLTLNIFTTAGAFDYSDALTKSLLYFESQRSGRLPYNQRVTWRDHSGLTDGLEQGVDLVGGYYDAGDHVKFGLPMAFTVTMLSWSVIEYRQQIAAAGELEHAMEAIKWGTDYFIKAHTSPNLLWAEVGDGGTDHYCWQRPEDMTTSRQAYKIDEKNPGSDLAGESAAAMAAAALVFKESNPHYSHLLLHHAQQLFEFGDKYREKYDWSLGVVKSYYASVSGFKDELLWAALWLYKATDNEEYLKYVINKANSFGGIGWAMTEFSWDVKFAGCQLLASKLLLEEKHKKHSHILKLYKSKADYYMCSCLNKNTAAKNVELTPAGLLYVRRWNNMQYVSAASFLLTVYSDFLKTSNGKLSCHGGTVGYEEVLSFAKSQVDYILGSNPLNMSYLVGYGPKYPQRVHHRGASVESYRENKGFIGCTQGYDSWYAREEPNPNVLVGALVGGPDCKDNFVDRRDNYMQTEACTYNTAPLVGVFAKFSELEVQENVDQGQNLDLVASY comes from the exons atggaggagaagaagaagaagacacaaTGGcataatcttcttcttcttctactcaCCCTCAACATTTTCACCACCGCCGGAGCTTTCGATTACAGTGATGCCCTCACAAAGAGTCTCCTATACTTCGAATCACAACGCTCCGGCCGCCTGCCGTACAACCAGAGAGTCACCTGGCGCGACCATTCCGGCCTCACCGATGGCCTAGAGCAAGGG GTGGACTTGGTAGGAGGATATTATGATGCCGGCGATCACGTCAAGTTCGGATTGCCGATGGCATTTACGGTGACGATGCTGTCCTGGAGTGTTATAGAATACCGGCAGCAGATTGCGGCCGCCGGAGAATTAGAACATGCAATGGAGGCGATCAAATGGGGGACTGATTATTTCATCAAAGCTCACACTAGTCCCAATTTGTTATGGGCAGAG GTGGGTGACGGGGGCACTGATCATTACTGCTGGCAACGGCCGGAGGACATGACGACATCAAGGCAAGCTTACAAGATAGACGAGAAAAATCCCGGGTCGGATCTTGCCGGAGAGAGCGCCGCTGCAATGGCGGCCGCGGCCTTGGTGTTCAAGGAAAGTAATCCACATTACTCCCACCTCCTCCTACACCACGCCCAGCAG TTGTTTGAGTTTGGGGACAAGTACAGGGAGAAGTATGATTGGAGCTTGGGAGTGGTGAAGAGCTACTATGCGTCGGTGAGTGGGTTCAAGGACGAGTTGCTGTGGGCAGCTTTGTGGCTGTACAAAGCCACCGACAATGAGGAATATTTGAAGTATGTAATTAACAAGGCTAATAGCTTTGGTGGCATTGGTTGGGCAATGACAGAGTTCAGTTGGGACGTTAAGTTCGCTGGCTGTCAACTCCTTGCTTCCAAG ttgcttttagaagaaaaacacaagaaacacTCTCACATACTAAAGCTATATAAATCAAAAGCAGACTACTACATGTGCTCATGCCTAAACAAAAATACCGCGGCCAAAAATGTGGAACTCACACCGGCAGGCCTACTGTACGTAAGGCGATGGAACAACATGCAGTACGTTTCAGCAGCTTCATTCCTCCTAACAGTCTACTCGGACTTCCTCAAAACCTCGAACGGAAAGCTCAGTTGCCATGGCGGAACGGTGGGCTATGAAGAAGTCCTCAGCTTTGCTAAATCACAGGTGGATTATATTTTGGGCTCCAATCCTTTGAACATGAGCTATTTGGTGGGATATGGGCCAAAATACCCTCAGAGGGTACACCATAGAGGAGCATCCGTGGAGTCGTATAGAGAGAACAAGGGTTTCATTGGGTGCACCCAGGGGTATGACAGTTGGTACGCCAGGGAGGAGCCAAACCCTAATGTTTTGGTCGGGGCTTTGGTTGGAGGGCCTGATTGCAAAGATAATTTTGTGGACAGGAGGGATAATTACATGCAGACGGAGGCTTGCACTTATAATACAGCACCTTTGGTGGGGGTTTTTGCAAAGTTTTCAGAATTGGAGGTCCAAGAGAATGTGGATCAGGGGCAAAATTTGGATTTGGTTGCTTCATATTAG
- the LOC137741023 gene encoding uncharacterized protein — translation MSSSADTSDGEHEVELIVHDPSASGDDGGVAVADEIAPLLTQPERPKINIFTLSYPRGTSKDQVRKPLEMETSSVAQFISWVWSGSRYSGLLCMAISCTIYFVMEVFADVFSVQSIPLLEAAFTRCTIILVLSFVWLRKCGQPVSGLATVKNLLISRALTGYISLMCFIYCIQRLPLSQAIVLSFTTPIMASVVARIILHEKYKIADVGGLACSFFGVLFIYRQMLTTQDKNGGKNTSVRGSSYIFAVLAGLLSSITGGISYCLTRAGSKASDQPLLTVFSFGLLASPASGFCLFAVEEFVFPNLYSFSVMLVLSVLAFFAEVFLARGLQLEKTGKVANVIYMEAALSQLWGIGSSRIALSFGRIIGCVLIFVSVSCTMYFGPDKDTE, via the exons ATGTCGTCGTCGGCGGATACCAGCGACGGAGAGCACGAGGTGGAGCTTATCGTGCACGACCCATCTGCATCGGGGGATGACGGTGGCGTGGCGGTCGCGGACGAGATAGCCCCGCTCTTGACGCAGCCGGAGAGGcccaaaatcaacattttcacCCTCTCTTATCCTCGAGGAACATCTAAG GATCAGGTACGGAAACCACTTGAAATGGAGACATCCTCAGTAGCTCAATTTATTTCGTGGGTATGGAGTGGATCGAGATACTCCGGTCTATTGTGTATGGCCATCTCATGCACCATCTACTTTGTCATGGAAGTTTTTGCTGATGTTTTTTCTG TTCAGTCCATTCCCTTGCTTGAGGCAGCATTTACAAGGTGTACGATTATCTTGGTATTGTCATTTGTGTGGTTGAGAAAGTGTGGACAGCCAGTATCTGGATTGGCAACTGTAAAAAATCTTTTGATTTCCAGAGCCCTTACGGGGTATATCTCATTGATGTGTTTCATTTATTG cATTCAAAGGTTACCTTTGTCTCAGGCTATTGTATTGAGCTTCACAACTCCAATTATGGCTTCAGTTGTGGCAAGAATCATTCTACATGAGAAGTATAAGATTGCAGATGTTGGAG GTCTTGCGTGCAGTTTCTTTGGTGTGCTCTTCATTTACCGACAAATGCTTACCACACAAG ATAAAAATGGAGGAAAGAATACAAGTGTAAGGGGAAGCAGCTATATCTTTGCAGTCTTGGCCGGTTTACTCTCATCCATAACTGGTGGAATCAGCTACTGCCTTACAAGGGCTGGATCAAAGGCATCTGATCAGCCACT GTTGACCgtattttcatttggtttgctggCTAGTCCTGCTTCaggattttgtttgtttgctgttGAG gagtttgttttcccaaatttatATTCATTTTCAGTTATGCTTGTACTCAGTGTCCTGGCCTTTTTCGCAGAG GTGTTCTTAGCACGTGGACTGCAGCTTGAGAAAACTGGCAAAGTTGCAAATGTTATATACATGGAG gCTGCACTGTCACAATTATGGGGCATTGGATCGTCGAGGATAGCTCTATCTTTTGGTCGAATTATCGGTTGTGTgcttatttttgtttctgttaGTTGCACCATGTATTTTGGACCCGATAAAGATACAGAATGA